From the Oncorhynchus nerka isolate Pitt River linkage group LG20, Oner_Uvic_2.0, whole genome shotgun sequence genome, one window contains:
- the LOC115103178 gene encoding protein FAM110B-like, which produces MPTETLPSLADSKPTGPGAAFVSAVPLRILNKGPEYFRRQVETNPKRLSAVERLEADKSKYVKSQEVINAKQEPVKPQLLAKPPVCPAVAKRGANGGGCGGVALKTFNNNSKSDTCATTSKRENLNLEILKNLLNSSGSVSEGHAKSATLKPGARSLAPHRSTPTPTTDCTEPTSLRSVAKSLKVPPPAPGRQSPQGGNLNLSRRLLEERGEGNHSPLHASHSSSDIRRLCNGKPLRAARSSSSSAPPLPPKPSTKVLAPLCDNAPQSPEREPPPPSSATPDEQLELGSSLARRPSLHRSKSDLSDRYARAGADVERFFNYCGLDPEELESVGVESFARANSDIISLNFRSASMISSDCDQSRHSNEDMTDEEEDVSERVPYGISAVERNARVIKWLYSIKQARESQKVSHV; this is translated from the coding sequence ATGCCCACCGAGACCCTGCCGTCGCTGGCAGATAGCAAACCCACCGGCCCTGGGGCAGCGTTTGTCTCCGCTGTCCCCCTGCGCATACTCAACAAGGGACCCGAGTACTTCCGGCGCCAGGTGGAAACCAACCCTAAGCGGCTGAGCGCCGTGGAGCGGTTGGAGGCGGACAAGTCCAAGTACGTGAAGAGCCAGGAGGTCATCAACGCCAAGCAGGAGCCTGTCAAGCCCCAGCTGCTGGCCAAGCCACCTGTCTGCCCCGCCGTGGCCAAGAGAGGGGCGAATGGGGGCGGTTGTGGTGGGGTGGCCCTCAAGACATTCAATAACAACTCCAAGTCGGACACGTGCGCCACCACCAGCAAACGGGAGAACCTTAACCTGGAGATCCTCAAGAACCTCCTGAACAGCTCCGGCTCGGTCTCTGAGGGCCACGCTAAGAGCGCTACTCTAAAACCTGGGGCCAGGAGCTTGGCCCCCCACCGCTCCACCCCCACACCCACCACAGACTGCACTGAGCCCACCAGCCTCCGTTCCGTCGCCAAGTCCCTCAAGGTGCCTCCGCCTGCACCTGGCCGACAGAGCCCCCAGGGGGGGAACCTGAACCTCAGCCGCCGGCTGCTGGAGGAGCGGGGCGAGGGCAATCACTCACCCCTCCATGCCTCCCACAGCTCCTCCGACATCCGCAGGCTGTGCAACGGTAAGCCTCTAAGGGCGGCCCGAAGCAGCAGCAGCTCCGCACCTCCCTTACCCCCCAAGCCCAGTACCAAAGTCCTGGCCCCCCTCTGCGACAATGCCCCTCAGTCCCCTGAGAGGGAGCCTCCGCCGCCCTCCTCTGCCACCCCAGATGAGCAGCTAGAGTTGGGGAGCTCGTTGGCCCGCCGGCCCTCTCTGCACCGCTCCAAGTCGGACCTGAGCGACCGGTATGCGCGGGCAGGCGCCGACGTGGAACGCTTCTTTAACTACTGTGGGCTGGACCCTGAGGAGCTGGAGAGCGTGGGCGTGGAGAGCTTTGCCCGCGCCAACTCCGACATAATCTCCCTCAACTTCCGCAGCGCTAGCATGATCAGCTCGGACTGTGACCAATCACGGCATAGCAACGAGGACATGACGGACGAGGAGGAAGACGTGAGCGAACGCGTGCCGTACGGAATCTCGGCCGTGGAACGAAACGCCCGCGTCATCAAATGGCTGTACAGCATCAAACAGGCGCGCGAGTCGCAGAAAGTGTCTCATGTCTAA